From one Gossypium hirsutum isolate 1008001.06 chromosome D08, Gossypium_hirsutum_v2.1, whole genome shotgun sequence genomic stretch:
- the LOC107932433 gene encoding beta-1,6-galactosyltransferase GALT29A, with translation MKGSIRPLLSILMLVVLATTLTFRIFIYGRRVFTVAATQQPSPIQTFNSTLLNFAAIDIGEEKSKLEIDQLLERNYDNERRTTGYTTWRRFNHYDANAKAKSKRDNKLLVMFKSPKFHHYWLDFRRNLQDWARKKVFQPNIMMELVQLVKVPIDGYNGFIGTNKYKSCAIVGNSGILLNKKYGNLIDDYEIVIRLNNARIKGFEKQVGTKTNISFVNSNVLHLCAKGGESCFCDPYGPNVPIVMYICQPVHFADYVMCNSSHEAPMLVTDPRFDVLCARIVKYYSVKRFVEEMGKTLDEWGPVHDGSLFHYSSGFQAVMLALGICDKVGMFGFGKSASTAHHYHTNQKAELRLHDYEAEYEFYHDLVKNPRAIPFVSDKFRFPPVVIYR, from the coding sequence ATGAAAGGATCAATTAGACCATTGCTAAGCATTCTAATGCTTGTTGTATTAGCAACAACCTTAACCTTCCGGATTTTCATCTACGGCCGCCGTGTCTTCACGGTGGCAGCAACCCAACAACCCTCACCAATCCAAACTTTCAACTCTACTTTGCTCAACTTTGCAGCCATTGATATAGGTGAAGAAAAATCCAAGCTTGAAATAGACCAATTATTAGAAAGGAACTATGACAATGAAAGAAGAACTACAGGTTATACAACATGGAGAAGGTTCAATCACTATGATGCCAATGCCAAAGCCAAATCCAAAAGGGATAATAAATTGTTGGTAATGTTCAAATCCCCAAAATTTCATCATTATTGGTTAGATTTTAGAAGGAATTTACAAGATTGGGCTAGAAAAAAAGTGTTTCAACCTAATATAATGATGGAATTAGTTCAATTAGTGAAGGTACCTATTGATGGTTATAATGGTTTCATTGGTACAAATAAGTATAAATCTTGTGCTATTGTGGGAAATAGTGGGATTTTATTGAATAAAAAGTATGGGAATCTGATTGATGATTATGAGATTGTGATTAGATTGAATAATGCTAGAATTAAAGGGTTTGAAAAACAAGTAGGGACTAAAACAAATATATCATTTGTTAATAGCAATGTATTGCATCTTTGTGCTAAGGGTGGTGAAAGTTGTTTTTGTGACCCTTATGGACCTAATGTTCCTATTGTGATGTACATTTGCCAACCGGTTCATTTCGCGGACTACGTGATGTGTAATTCGTCCCATGAGGCGCCGATGTTGGTTACTGACCCGAGGTTTGATGTGTTGTGTGCAAGGATCGTGAAGTATTATTCAGTGAAACGATTTGTTGAAGAGATGGGGAAGACGTTGGATGAATGGGGACCGGTTCATGACGGTTCGTTGTTTCATTATTCGTCTGGATTTCAAGCTGTCATGCTTGCTTTAGGGATTTGTGATAAAGTTGGTATGTTTGGGTTTGGGAAATCGGCTTCTACTGCGCATCATTATCATACTAACCAAAAGGCCGAGCTCCGGTTACATGATTACGAGGCCGAATACGAGTTCTATCATGATCTGGTAAAGAACCCACGTGCGATACCGTTCGTTTCAGATAAGTTCAGATTCCCTCCTGTTGTAATCTATCGATGA